A portion of the Magnolia sinica isolate HGM2019 chromosome 17, MsV1, whole genome shotgun sequence genome contains these proteins:
- the LOC131230228 gene encoding putative RNA polymerase II subunit B1 CTD phosphatase RPAP2 homolog produces MGKSPSPPISVKDAVYKLQLSLLDGISQESQLIAAGSIISKSDYQDVVIERSIANLCGYPLCPNSLLADHPARKGRYRISLKEHKVYDLKETHMYCSPGCVINSRAFAGSLEDERLSELDSGKVMEVFRLFGELGLREEKEKGGLGKSGDLGFGNLIIQEKTDTVARDVAVEDWIGPSNAIEGYVPQHDRSQSLSSCRKHSEKGSKLKQAGSEEDEGTVGNETGFTSAIIITDQSSTSKASSARKKNTPDARIKNSRGEVSVEKTAASNETLLKSPLKSSGGKALTETDFTSTIIVEDQPGTPKASPASKKKSSNRRVKNSQGEVSVEKIAVSNETLLKSPLKSSGGMPLTGTGFTSTTIVEDQSGTLKSSPASKESIFDTTVKKSQGEVSIEKTGDSNKTQLKSALKSSGAKSLNCSVTWADENVGGGDLCDIQEIEDKSASLGSSGVSDVEDVKSSLRFASAEACAIALSEASEAVASGESDVLDAVSEAGIVILPYPRDGDEGNSPEDVDVPESERGHVKWPRKPVFLDSDVIDSEDSWSDTPPEGFSLTLSAFATMWSALFGWVSASSLAYIYGRDESSQDEFLYVDGREYPCKIVLSDGRSSEIKQTLSGCIARALPAVVTNLRLPTPISTLEQALVRLLDTMSFVDALPPFKTKQWHVIVLLFIDALSVRRLPALPQHMASKRMLLHKVLDAAQVSGEEYEVMKGLLIPLGRLPEFSVQSGG; encoded by the exons ATGGGGAAATCTCCATCTCCTCCGATCTCCGTCAAAGATGCGGTCTACAAGCTCCAGCTCTCCCTCCTTGACGGAATCTCCCAAGAATCCCAGCTCATTGCTGCCGGCTCCATCATCTCCAAATCTGATTACCAAGACGTCGTCATTGAGCGTTCCATCGCCAATCTCTGCGGCTACCCCCTCTGTCCCAACAGCCTTCTGGCCGATCACCCGGCCCGTAAGGGCCGCTACCGCATCTCCCTCAAGGAGCACAAGGTGTATGATCTCAAGGAAACGCATATGTACTGTTCACCGGGCTGCGTCATAAATTCGCGGGCTTTTGCTGGTAGTTTGGAGGATGAGAGGCTCTCGGAGTTGGATTCAGGGAAGGTTATGGAGGTTTTCAGGTTGTTTGGTGAATTGGGTTTGCGAGAGGAGAAGGAAAAGGGTGGtttaggaaagagtggggatttagggtttgggAATTTGATCATTCAGGAGAAGACGGATACAGTGGCCAGGGATGTGGCGGTGGAGGATTGGATTGGACCATCAAACGCGATTGAAGGATATGTTCCCCAACACGACCGAAGCCAGTCGCTTTCCTCATGTAGGAAACACAGTGAAAAAG GTTCTAAACTTAAACAGGCTGGTTCAGAAGAGGACGAAGGCACAGTAGGAAATGAGACAGGTTTTACGAGTGCTATAATTATCACGGATCAATCTAGTACTTCAAAAGCATCTTCTGCTCGTAAGAAAAATACTCCCGACGCAAGAATTAAAAATTCACGAGGAGAAGTTTCTGTAGAGAAAACAGCTGCATCAAATGAAACTCTGTTGAAATCTCCCTTGAAGTCTTCTGGAGGAAAGGCATTAACCGAGACAGATTTTACAAGTACCATAATTGTTGAAGATCAACCTGGCACTCCAAAAGCATCTCCTGCTAGCAAGAAAAAATCTTCCAACAGAAGAGTTAAAAACTCACAAGGAGAAGTTTCTGTAGAGAAAATAGCTGTGTCAAATGAAACTCTGTTGAAATCTCCCTTGAAGTCTTCTGGAGGAATGCCATTAACTGGGACAGGTTTTACAAGTACCACAATTGTCGAGGATCAATCTGGCACTCTAAAATCATCTCCTGCTAGCAAGGAAAGTATTTTTGATACAACGGTCAAAAAATCGCAAGGAGAAGTCTCTATAGAGAAAACAGGCGATTCGAATAAAACCCAGTTGAAATCTGCCTTGAAGTCTTCAGGAGCAAAGTCATTAAACTGCAGTGTAACTTGGGCTGATGAGAATGTGGGTGGTGGCGATCTCTGCGATATTCAAGAGATAGAAGATAAATCTGCTAGCCTAGGGAGCTCAGGTGTTTCAGATGTTGAGGATGTTAAGAGTTCTTTACGTTTCGCTTCAGCTGAAGCTTGTGCAATTGCATTGAGCGAGGCATCAGAGGCTGTTGCGTCTGGTGAATCTGATGTCCTGGATGCTG TGTCTGAAGCTGGCATTGTTATCTTGCCTTATCCACGTGATGGTGATGAAGGGAACTCTCCTGAGGATGTGGATGTGCCTGAATCGGAGCGAGGTCATGTCAAGTGGCCAAGAAAGCCCGTGTTTCTTGATTCTGATGTAATTGATTCGGAGGATTCCTGGAGTGACACACCACCAGAGGGGTTTAGTTTAACT TTATCTGCATTTGCAACGATGTGGAGTGCACTCTTTGGATGGGTATCGGCTTCTTCTCTGGCTTATATATATGGACGCGATGAAAGTTCTCAGGATGAATTTTTATATGTTGATGGGAGGGAATACCCATGCAAGATTGTCTTGAGTGATGGGAGATCTTCTGAAATCAAGCAGACTCTATCTGGTTGCATTGCTCGTGCTTTGCCAGCAGTTGTTACGAATCTCAGACTGCCAACACCAATTTCTACGCTCGAGCAAGCACTG GTGCGTTTACTGGATACGATGTCATTTGTTGATGCACTGCCACCCTTCAAGACGAAACAATGGCATGTGATTGTTCTTTTGTTCATTGACGCTCTCTCAGTTCGTAGGCTTCCAGCACTTCCTCAACATATGGCAAGCAAGAGGATGCTACTACACAAG GTACTTGATGCTGCTCAAGTAAGCGGGGAGGAGTACGAGGTCATGAAAGGCCTTCTTATCCCACTTGGTCGGCTACCTGAATTCTCTGTTCAGAGTGGTGGTTAA
- the LOC131230386 gene encoding probable protein phosphatase 2C 2, giving the protein MVVGAEVCHQSISILDVPYRCSIAKASDFQKIEEIVGVETPRSPVFRQIRASDAVSVQISGSHMDLRTPDATSDNDLESVNLQFVPSIRSGSFADIGHRRAMEDEHIRINDLSACLGPPFRFPTPSAFFGVFDGHGGPDAAAFIKENAIRLFFENADFPQAFHAGDVLLEELENYVRRAFLLADLALADDGTINSSCGTTALTALILGRLLLVANAGDCRAVLCRNGKAVDMSQDHKPMYAAERRRVEESGGYVEDIYLNGVLSVSRALGDWDMKLPRGSLSPLTAEPEFQQAVLTEADEFLIIGSDGIWDVMSSQHAVSVVRRGLRRHDDPEQCARDLVVEALRLHTLDNLTVIIVCFSDAMRRDSSELPRLRCCSLSEEALCSLRRLLEDGGR; this is encoded by the exons ATGGTAGTTGGAGCAGAGGTTTGTCATCAGAGCATCTCGATCTTGGATGTTCCGTACAGATGCAGCATCGCGAAGGCGAGCGATTTTCAGAAGATCGAGGAGATTGTCGGCGTCGAGACGCCTCGGTCGCCTGTTTTTCGTCAGATTCGAGCTTCAGATGCAGTTTCAGTCCAGATCTCGGGGTCTCATATG GATTTGAGAACCCCCGATGCCACATCAGATAATGACCTTGAATCTGTAAATCTCCAGTTCGTCCCAAGCATTAGGTCCGGCAGCTTTGCTGACATTGGGCACCGGAGAGCCATGGAAGATGAACACATAAGGATCAACGATCTCTCCGCATGCTTAGGCCCTCCATTCAGGTTCCCTACGCCTAGTGCCTTTTTTGGG GTGTTTGACGGTCATGGAGGCCCCGATGCTGCTGCATTCATTAAAGAGAATGCAATTCGGTTATTCTTTGAAAATGCTGATTTCCCGCAAGCATTTCATGCCGGTGATGTTTTGTTAGAAGAGCTTGAGAATTATGTTCGTAGAGCATTTCTTCTAGCAGACCTTGCCTTGGCTGATGACGGCACCATAAACAGCTCATGTGGGACAACAGCACTCACTGCTCTGATATTGGGGAG GCTACTTCTGGTAGCTAATGCAGGCGACTGCCGAGCAGTTCTCTGCCGGAATGGCAAGGCGGTTGACATGTCCCAAGATCACAAGCCCATGTATGCAGCGGAGCGCAGAAGGGTTGAGGAGTCTGGCGGGTATGTCGAAGACATTTACCTCAATGGTGTCCTGTCTGTCAGCCGAGCACTGGGTGACTGGGACATGAAGCTCCCCCGTGGCTCCCTTTCACCACTCACCGCTGAGCCCGAATTCCAGCAGGCTGTCCTCACCGAGGCCGACGAGTTCCTGATAATTGGCAGTGATGGCATTTGGGATGTGATGTCGAGCCAGCATGCAGTGAGCGTGGTACGCAGGGGGCTGCGGCGGCACGATGACCCAGAGCAGTGCGCAAGGGATCTTGTCGTGGAGGCGTTGAGGCTCCACACTCTCGACAACCTCACTGTCATCATTGTCTGTTTCTCAGATGCCATGCGACGAGACAGCTCAGAGCTTCCGAGACTGAGGTGCTGCAGTCTCTCTGAAGAAGCTCTATGTAGCCTGAGGAGGTTGCTGGAAGATGGTGGCCGCTGa
- the LOC131230859 gene encoding dihydrolipoyl dehydrogenase, mitochondrial-like produces MAMAVFSRRKPLLLYTNVCKTHILRYSFHLSPSSSRSFSSSGSEENDVVVIGGGPGGYVAAIKAAQLGLKTTCIEKRGTLGGTCLNVGCIPSKALLHSSHMYHEAKHAFPSHGVKFSELEIDLPAMMAQKDKAVTNLTRGIEGLFKKNKVNYVKGLGKFVSPSEVAVDTLEGDITTVKGKNIIIATGSDVKSLPGITIDEKKIVSSTGALALTEIPKKLVVIGAGYIGLEMGSVWGRLGSEVIVVEFAPDIVPSMDSEVRKQFQRMLEKQKMKFMLKTKVVGVDTSGEGVKLTVEPAAGGEQTTLEANVVLVSAGRSPFTAGLGLETIGVETDKAGRIMVDERFGTSVPGVFAIGDVIPGPMLAHKAEEDGVACVEFIAGKEGHVDYDMVPGVVYTHPEVASVGKTEDQVKASGVEYRVGKFPFMANSRAKAIDDADGVVKILAEKETDKILGVHIMAPNAGELIHEAVLALTYGASSEDIARTCHAHPTMSEAVKEAAMATYNKPIHI; encoded by the exons ATGGCAATGGCAGTCTTCAGCAGGCGAAAACCCCTCCTTCTCTACACAAACGTGTGCAAAACTCACATCTTAAGATACTCCTTCCATCTCTCTCCGTCCTCTTCTAGAAGCTTCTCCTCCTCAGGATCCGAAGAAAATGACGTGGTCGTCATCGGGGGTGGTCCAGGAGGCTACGTGGCAGCCATCAAAGCCGCTCAGCTGGGCCTCAAAACGACCTGCATCGAGAAGAGAGGGACCCTCGGTGGCACGTGCCTCAACGTCGGATGCATCCCTTCCAAG GCCTTGCTCCACTCCTCTCACATGTACCACGAAGCCAAGCATGCATTCCCCAGCCATGGCGTCAAGTTCTCAGAGCTGGAGATCGATCTACCCGCCATGATGGCCCAGAAAGACAAAGCCGTCACTAACCTCACCCGAGGCATCGAGGGTCTCTTCAAGAAAAACAAAGTAAACTACGTCAAAGGCCTTGGTAAGTTCGTCTCCCCTTCTGAAGTCGCTGTTGATACCCTTGAAGGCGACATCACCACTGTCAAAGGCAAGAATATCATAATTGCCACCGGTTCTGATGTGAAATCCCTCCCTGGGATTACCATCGATGAGAAGAAGATCGTGTCATCAACTGGAGCTCTAGCATTGACGGAAATCCCAAAGAAGCTAGTTGTGATTGGGGCGGGCTACATTGGTTTGGAGATGGGATCTGTTTGGGGCCGGCTGGGCTCCGAGGTGATTGTTGTTGAGTTTGCACCAGACATTGTCCCAAGCATGGACTCTGAGGTCCGCAAACAGTTCCAACGCATGCTCGAGAAGCAGAAGATGAAGTTCATGCTCAAGACCAAGGTGGTCGGGGTAGACACATCTGGGGAAGGTGTGAAGCTGACAGTTGAGCCAGCAGCTGGCGGCGAGCAGACCACCCTTGAAGCCAATGTTGTCCTTGTCTCAGCAGGCCGGTCTCCATTCACGGCTGGGCTTGGGCTCGAGACAATTGGTGTGGAGACTGACAAGGCTGGCCGGATCATGGTCGACGAACGGTTTGGGACTAGCGTACCTGGCGTATTCGCCATTGGGGATGTGATACCAGGTCCTATGCTCGCTCACAAGGCAGAGGAGGACGGGGTCGCCTGCGTGGAGTTCATAGCAGGAAAAGAAGGCCATGTGGACTATGACATGGTGCCCGGGGTGGTGTACACGCACCCTGAGGTAGCGTCGGTTGGGAAGACTGAGGATCAGGTGAAGGCATCTGGCGTTGAATACCGGGTTGGCAAGTTCCCTTTCATGGCAAACAGCCGTGCCAAGGCGATTGATGATGCCGATGGGGTGGTGAAGATACTGGCAGAGAAGGAGACAGATAAGATACTTGGGGTCCACATAATGGCCCCCAATGCAGGGGAGCTCATACATGAGGCTGTGCTTGCCTTGACGTATGGAGCTTCGAGTGAGGACATAGCACGCACATGCCATGCGCATCCGACCATGAGCGAGGCCGTGAAGGAAGCTGCTATGGCCACTTACAATAAGCCAATTCACATCTAG